Proteins encoded in a region of the Thunnus thynnus chromosome 8, fThuThy2.1, whole genome shotgun sequence genome:
- the LOC137187295 gene encoding uncharacterized protein isoform X1 → MGPCVEVQTGSLIRSRGREKLWFLLFLLLIELGQVDAQNNPEYPHRGRSLQYVSDQLNSEPTKDKGLTCTFTLSSKTGLRCFNSSGPLAEKATVLFDFHSNHVNLWNRGDPHTPLPPCSSISSFPNSSCLVCLDHQDHQDQSVYVVCCNLANNVEVKMEAGDNNVKISEFECPKPPSDDTWKWWQIFILILLIIIAVLVVYGLWKKCCKTSKCLTRVKEEKAVERVGEEEEEEAAHLRRPEMECDAEAAV, encoded by the exons ATGGGTCCATGCGTTGAGGTGCAGACAGGCTCCCTCATCCGTTCACGAGGAAGGGAAAAGCTGTggttcctcctcttcctcctgttgaTTGAGCTCGGGCAGGTGGATGCGCAGAATAATCCAGAGTATCCACACAGGGGACGCTCTTTGCAGTACGTTTCAGATCAGTTGAATTCTGAACCAACAAAGGACAAAGGATTGACGTGCACCTTCACGCTTAGCAGCAAA ACGGGCCTCAGGTGTTTCAACTCGTCTGGTCCGCTGGCAGAAAAGGCCACAGTGCTGTTTGATTTCCATTCTAACCATGTAAATCTCTGGAATAGAGGGGATCCGCATACACCCCTCCCCCCCTGCTCCTCAATCTCCTCCTTTCCTAACTCCTCCTGCCTGGTCTGTCTGGACCATCAGGACCATCAGGACCAAAGCGTCTATGTTGTCTGTTGTAACCTGGCAAACAATGTGGAGGTGAAGATGGAGGCTGGAGACAACAACGTCAAAATCTCAGAGTTCG AATGCCCAAAACCTCCCTCTGATG ATACTTGGAAATGGTGGCAgatcttcatcctcatcctcctcatcatcattgCTGTCCTGGTGGTTTACGGTTTATGGAAGAAATGCTGCAAAACTTCTAAATGCCTAACAAG AGTAAAGGAAGAAAAAGCCGTTGAGAGAgtaggagaagaagaagaagaagaagccgcCCACCTGAGACGACCTGAGATGGAATGTGATGCTGAAGCTGCCGTGTAG
- the LOC137187294 gene encoding uncharacterized protein isoform X1, which produces MFLLVRRTKRPVPPSGKLLIYKRHTNILENGRCVSGGRDSSRYPTENIFSSLWDTIWIIVDELRLETVRLKQGRGSSFWRKRGMEFSCFSSSDPRAVNATQLYDYNVAKGNLWMRGGQDIPLPPCSPISPLDGRCLVCLDHQDQSVYAVCRNLMDGVKMVMEAEGEHVKISESKCPKPPSDDTWKWWQIFILIIILIIIIAVPVVYGLWKKCSKTSKCLTRVKGEKAVERVGEEEEEEEEAAHLRRPEMERDAEAAV; this is translated from the exons ATGTTCCTGTTAGTGCGCAGAACCAAGCGGCCTGTACCTCCGAGCGGAAAATTGCTGATATACAAAcgacatacaaacattttagaaaatggaCGTTGTGTGTCTGGAGGGAGAGATTCCTCCCGTTACCcgactgaaaacattttctcctCGCTGTGGGACACTATTTGGATTATTGTCGATGAACTTCGGTTGGAAACCGTGAGACTGAAACAAGGCCGTGGATCCTCTTTCTGGAGGAAGCGTGGG ATGGAGTTCAGTTGTTTCAGCTCATCTGATCCACGTGCAGTGAATGCCACTCAACTGTACGATTACAACGTTGCTAAAGGCAATCTGTGGATGAGAGGTGGTCAGGACATCCCTCTCCCCCCGTGTTCCCCCATCTCTCCTCTGGACGGCCGCTGCCTGGTCTGTTTGGACCATCAGGACCAAAGCGTCTACGCTGTCTGCCGTAACCTGATGGATGGTGTGAAAATGGTGATGGAGGCTGAAGGAGAACATGTCAAAATCTCAGAGAGCA AATGCCCAAAACCTCCCTCTGATG ATACTTGGAAATGGTGGCAGatcttcatcctcatcatcatcctcatcatcatcatcgctgtCCCGGTGGTTTATGGTTTAtggaagaaatgcagcaaaacTTCTAAATGCCTGACAAG GGTAAAGGGAGAAAAAGCCGTTGAGAGAgtaggagaagaagaagaagaagaagaagaagccgcCCACCTGAGACGACCTGAGATGGAACGTGACGCTGAAGCTGCCGTGTAG
- the LOC137187294 gene encoding uncharacterized protein isoform X2, with protein sequence MASYMEFSCFSSSDPRAVNATQLYDYNVAKGNLWMRGGQDIPLPPCSPISPLDGRCLVCLDHQDQSVYAVCRNLMDGVKMVMEAEGEHVKISESKCPKPPSDDTWKWWQIFILIIILIIIIAVPVVYGLWKKCSKTSKCLTRVKGEKAVERVGEEEEEEEEAAHLRRPEMERDAEAAV encoded by the exons ATGGCTTCATAT ATGGAGTTCAGTTGTTTCAGCTCATCTGATCCACGTGCAGTGAATGCCACTCAACTGTACGATTACAACGTTGCTAAAGGCAATCTGTGGATGAGAGGTGGTCAGGACATCCCTCTCCCCCCGTGTTCCCCCATCTCTCCTCTGGACGGCCGCTGCCTGGTCTGTTTGGACCATCAGGACCAAAGCGTCTACGCTGTCTGCCGTAACCTGATGGATGGTGTGAAAATGGTGATGGAGGCTGAAGGAGAACATGTCAAAATCTCAGAGAGCA AATGCCCAAAACCTCCCTCTGATG ATACTTGGAAATGGTGGCAGatcttcatcctcatcatcatcctcatcatcatcatcgctgtCCCGGTGGTTTATGGTTTAtggaagaaatgcagcaaaacTTCTAAATGCCTGACAAG GGTAAAGGGAGAAAAAGCCGTTGAGAGAgtaggagaagaagaagaagaagaagaagaagccgcCCACCTGAGACGACCTGAGATGGAACGTGACGCTGAAGCTGCCGTGTAG
- the LOC137187294 gene encoding uncharacterized protein isoform X3, whose product MEFSCFSSSDPRAVNATQLYDYNVAKGNLWMRGGQDIPLPPCSPISPLDGRCLVCLDHQDQSVYAVCRNLMDGVKMVMEAEGEHVKISESKCPKPPSDDTWKWWQIFILIIILIIIIAVPVVYGLWKKCSKTSKCLTRVKGEKAVERVGEEEEEEEEAAHLRRPEMERDAEAAV is encoded by the exons ATGGAGTTCAGTTGTTTCAGCTCATCTGATCCACGTGCAGTGAATGCCACTCAACTGTACGATTACAACGTTGCTAAAGGCAATCTGTGGATGAGAGGTGGTCAGGACATCCCTCTCCCCCCGTGTTCCCCCATCTCTCCTCTGGACGGCCGCTGCCTGGTCTGTTTGGACCATCAGGACCAAAGCGTCTACGCTGTCTGCCGTAACCTGATGGATGGTGTGAAAATGGTGATGGAGGCTGAAGGAGAACATGTCAAAATCTCAGAGAGCA AATGCCCAAAACCTCCCTCTGATG ATACTTGGAAATGGTGGCAGatcttcatcctcatcatcatcctcatcatcatcatcgctgtCCCGGTGGTTTATGGTTTAtggaagaaatgcagcaaaacTTCTAAATGCCTGACAAG GGTAAAGGGAGAAAAAGCCGTTGAGAGAgtaggagaagaagaagaagaagaagaagaagccgcCCACCTGAGACGACCTGAGATGGAACGTGACGCTGAAGCTGCCGTGTAG
- the LOC137187295 gene encoding uncharacterized protein isoform X2: protein MGPCVEVQTGSLIRSRGREKLWFLLFLLLIELGQVDAQNNPEYPHRGRSLQYVSDQLNSEPTKDKGLTCTFTLSSKTGLRCFNSSGPLAEKATVLFDFHSNHVNLWNRGDPHTPLPPCSSISSFPNSSCLVCLDHQDHQDQSVYVVCCNLANNVEVKMEAGDNNVKISEFECPKPPSDDIHSGQLPAGVNIYLIFIIIIIIIIIIAGVVGYKYWKRS from the exons ATGGGTCCATGCGTTGAGGTGCAGACAGGCTCCCTCATCCGTTCACGAGGAAGGGAAAAGCTGTggttcctcctcttcctcctgttgaTTGAGCTCGGGCAGGTGGATGCGCAGAATAATCCAGAGTATCCACACAGGGGACGCTCTTTGCAGTACGTTTCAGATCAGTTGAATTCTGAACCAACAAAGGACAAAGGATTGACGTGCACCTTCACGCTTAGCAGCAAA ACGGGCCTCAGGTGTTTCAACTCGTCTGGTCCGCTGGCAGAAAAGGCCACAGTGCTGTTTGATTTCCATTCTAACCATGTAAATCTCTGGAATAGAGGGGATCCGCATACACCCCTCCCCCCCTGCTCCTCAATCTCCTCCTTTCCTAACTCCTCCTGCCTGGTCTGTCTGGACCATCAGGACCATCAGGACCAAAGCGTCTATGTTGTCTGTTGTAACCTGGCAAACAATGTGGAGGTGAAGATGGAGGCTGGAGACAACAACGTCAAAATCTCAGAGTTCG AATGCCCAAAACCTCCCTCTGATG ATATTCACTCAGGACAGCTGCCTGCTGGAGTCAACATCtacctcatcttcatcatcatcatcatcatcatcatcatcatagcaGGGGTGGTTGGCTACAAATATTGGAAACGCTCATAA